The following are encoded in a window of Castanea sativa cultivar Marrone di Chiusa Pesio chromosome 5, ASM4071231v1 genomic DNA:
- the LOC142635526 gene encoding uncharacterized protein LOC142635526, with product MFHLSRNTLMANSLSLLISILLLTITLASPTPSPNTTHFSPPSPLPPLPLQPSSPPSPPPPSPSPPPPSPPLPSPSPPPPSPPPPPPPSPSPPPPSPLPSPSPPPPYPPPPSPPPPPPPSPSPPSPSPPPPPQQHPPPPPQRHPPPLPPPSQSPPPPPPPQSRSHPSSSRPRPPPSSPSQPQSSQEINNIIDALIGASDFTNWANIISMINPLTLAISATLFIPQDQDGSLNMNTNMDPLLLPYHIVPQRLSFSDLLLFNTNTRLPTLLPDETILITNTSATNFTLNDSPITRPDVYATNAVTVHGIAALLDYSIYGDHDTDGLGFSLPKPPPQQPQLQVSPADHGSTISRADAARLSLCSEFSIVFLLIVCAGLL from the coding sequence atgtttcaCCTTTCAAGAAACACACTCATGGCCAACTCCCTTTCTCTCCTCATCTCTATTCTACTGCTCACCATCACCTTAGCCTCCCCAACCCCATCCCCAAACACCACCCATTTTTCACCACCATCACCACTACCGCCGCTGCCGCTGCAGCCATCATCACccccatcaccaccaccaccatctcCGTCACCACCACCCCCATCTCCTCCTCTACCATCTCCATCACCACCACCCCCATCCCCTcctccaccaccgccaccaTCTCCATCCCCACCACCCCCATCCCCTCTGCCAtctccatcaccaccaccaccatatcCTCCTCCACCatcgccaccaccaccacctccaccatcTCCATCCCCACCTTCCCCATCTCCTCCACCACCCCCACAACAACACCCTCCACCACCCCCACAACGACACCCTCCACCTTTACCACCACCATCTCAatcaccacctccaccaccaccaccacaatcaCGTTCTCATCCATCTTCATCAAGACCAAgaccaccaccatcatcacccTCACAACCACAATCCTCCCAAGAAATAAACAACATAATCGATGCACTAATAGGCGCAAGTGATTTCACCAACTGGGCAAATATTATCTCAATGATCAACCCGCTAACACTCGCAATCAGCGCAACTCTCTTCATTCCACAAGACCAAGACGGTTCTCTCAACATGAACACAAACATGGACCCTTTGCTCTTACCTTACCACATAGTCCCTCAGCGCCTCTCTTTCTCTGACCTCCTCCTCTTCAACACCAACACTCGCCTCCCAACTCTCTTACCAGACGAAACTATCCTCATCACCAACACCTCTGCCACCAATTTCACCCTCAACGACTCTCCCATCACTCGACCCGATGTCTACGCCACCAATGCCGTCACAGTCCATGGCATTGCAGCCCTTCTTGATTACTCCATTTACGGCGATCATGACACCGATGGGCTCGGGTTCTCATTGCCCAAACCTCCACCCCAGCAGCCACAGCTGCAAGTTTCACCTGCAGATCATGGCTCAACAATATCACGTGCTGATGCAGCGCGCTTGTCCTTGTGCAGTGAGTTTTCGATTGTCTTCCTCTTGATTGTTTGCGCTGGTTTGCTATAG